The following proteins come from a genomic window of Paramicrobacterium humi:
- a CDS encoding alpha/beta fold hydrolase, whose amino-acid sequence MVVSLDQRGCGRSRPLASEDVARLRTNTTQGLIRDLERLRQHVGVGEWLVVGLSWGSTLALAYAEEHPHRVTEIVLGAVTTTSRSEVEWITQDLRHLFPREWDEFARASGARQGERLIDAYYERITDPDPAVRAAAAHAWCVWEDAHVSLAPSSRPDPRFEDEATRLLLATLVIHNWKHAAFVDPPGIVGALERIAHIPAVLVHGRLDVSSVLSVPWELHKRWPASRLVIVDDEGHFGPTISDTVTAAIAEFARPATGHNPE is encoded by the coding sequence ATGGTCGTCTCGCTGGATCAGCGAGGCTGCGGGCGCAGCCGGCCTCTTGCCAGTGAGGACGTCGCAAGACTTCGCACGAACACGACACAGGGTCTCATCCGAGATCTCGAAAGACTGCGACAGCATGTGGGGGTCGGAGAGTGGCTGGTTGTCGGCCTGTCGTGGGGTTCGACGTTGGCTCTAGCGTATGCCGAGGAGCATCCCCATAGAGTGACCGAAATCGTTCTTGGAGCGGTCACGACCACAAGCCGATCGGAAGTGGAATGGATCACGCAGGATCTGCGCCATCTGTTTCCCCGGGAATGGGATGAGTTCGCCAGGGCCTCGGGCGCGCGTCAGGGCGAGCGGCTCATTGACGCCTACTACGAGAGGATCACCGATCCAGACCCCGCTGTTCGCGCGGCCGCGGCTCACGCATGGTGCGTCTGGGAAGACGCCCATGTTTCGCTCGCTCCGTCGAGCAGACCCGATCCGCGCTTCGAAGACGAGGCGACGCGTCTGCTTCTGGCGACCCTCGTCATTCATAACTGGAAGCACGCTGCGTTCGTCGACCCGCCCGGCATCGTCGGTGCTTTAGAGCGGATCGCGCACATTCCTGCTGTTCTCGTGCACGGCCGCCTGGATGTCAGTTCCGTGCTTTCCGTTCCTTGGGAACTTCATAAGAGGTGGCCGGCGAGCAGGCTCGTCATCGTTGATGACGAGGGTCACTTCGGCCCGACGATCTCCGACACGGTCACGGCTGCCATCGCCGAGTTCGCTCGACCGGCCACAGGACACAATCCCGAGTGA
- a CDS encoding ABC transporter substrate-binding protein, with the protein MKKRQLTLLAVTAAASMVVLAGCGSGGGGGTEAESADFTTSPSGTLNAWGFDNADEVGTSRLDYAKEQLKDVDIKIDQTAFDAQKFTTRAASGKVPDVVQMDRRFVATYAAQGLIMPLDKCYSAHSAKPTDLYYQSVVDDITFDGKVWAVPQFYQPPAIILNKRVMDAAGVTADQIDTSKPDVLLDAIGKMYKESGGNPSVLGFDPVSTGQGGLWVLGLGGQLTDSDGKPTLDDPKNEKALDLLKKINDAQGGYAKVKSFTDTFDTFGDKNQYVTDQVGAQVNAQWYVNVLTPYIDKVDIGAVPFKDSDGQPFAVASGTSFVIPTGAKNADAACAWALDLTSQDAWMAAAAARNKTIESTPGAINTGLFTGSPKADQAIREKYVKKSGNEGFDQTIATFYDVVNSGKSFGASPAGQSIENEMNNAISSTLLGDKSAKQALAEAQKAAQRAYDNAMAGK; encoded by the coding sequence ATGAAGAAGAGGCAGTTGACACTCCTTGCCGTCACCGCCGCAGCCTCCATGGTTGTGCTCGCAGGGTGCGGCAGCGGCGGAGGCGGCGGGACGGAGGCTGAGTCCGCGGACTTCACGACGAGCCCTTCCGGCACGCTGAACGCGTGGGGCTTCGACAACGCCGACGAGGTCGGCACCTCGCGACTCGACTATGCGAAGGAGCAGCTGAAGGACGTCGACATCAAGATCGACCAGACGGCCTTCGACGCGCAGAAGTTCACGACGCGCGCGGCGAGCGGCAAGGTGCCCGACGTCGTGCAGATGGACAGGCGCTTCGTCGCGACCTACGCGGCGCAGGGCCTCATCATGCCGCTCGACAAGTGCTATTCGGCGCACAGCGCAAAGCCGACCGACCTCTATTACCAGTCGGTCGTCGACGACATCACGTTCGACGGCAAGGTGTGGGCCGTTCCGCAGTTCTACCAGCCGCCGGCGATCATCCTCAACAAGCGGGTGATGGATGCCGCGGGCGTCACGGCCGACCAGATCGACACCTCGAAGCCTGACGTCCTGCTCGACGCGATCGGCAAGATGTACAAGGAGAGCGGCGGCAACCCCTCCGTTCTCGGCTTTGACCCGGTCTCGACCGGCCAAGGCGGCCTCTGGGTCCTCGGCCTCGGCGGGCAGCTGACCGACAGCGACGGCAAGCCGACGCTTGACGACCCGAAGAACGAGAAGGCGCTCGACCTGCTCAAGAAGATCAACGACGCGCAGGGTGGATACGCGAAGGTGAAGAGCTTCACCGACACGTTCGACACCTTCGGTGACAAGAACCAGTACGTCACCGACCAGGTCGGCGCACAGGTGAACGCGCAGTGGTACGTCAACGTGCTCACCCCCTACATCGACAAGGTCGACATCGGCGCCGTTCCGTTCAAGGACAGCGACGGCCAGCCTTTCGCGGTCGCGAGCGGCACGTCCTTCGTGATCCCGACGGGCGCGAAGAACGCTGACGCCGCGTGTGCGTGGGCTCTCGACCTCACGTCGCAAGACGCGTGGATGGCGGCGGCCGCAGCTCGGAACAAGACGATCGAGAGCACGCCTGGCGCGATCAACACCGGCCTCTTCACGGGGTCGCCGAAGGCCGATCAGGCTATTCGCGAGAAGTACGTGAAGAAGAGCGGAAACGAGGGATTCGACCAGACGATCGCGACGTTCTACGACGTTGTGAACTCGGGCAAGTCGTTCGGTGCCTCTCCGGCGGGCCAGTCGATTGAGAACGAGATGAACAATGCGATCTCATCCACGCTTCTCGGCGACAAGTCGGCGAAGCAGGCTCTAGCCGAGGCGCAGAAGGCCGCACAGCGCGCCTACGACAACGCCATGGCTGGCAAGTAG
- a CDS encoding ABC transporter ATP-binding protein: MSAKNRDRPPVESVGRFLLWQASRQPKTLVGGVVFGVIWMLCQAVWPYLLGRAIDEGIDGGQVAVLAWCLALLLVACVQAASGMMRHRMAVSNWLRSSLGVSRVIGHHSADTGNAITATTASGEIVATVSSDALRLGEMFDVTARLSGGIIAYLVVSVIMLTTSVPLGLVVLIGVPVLGALLGLVIKPLHKRQAGWRKQTGLLTTLGADTVAGLRVLRGIGGEDEFVERYAARSQKVRKAGVRVARMQSWLDGLQVVLPGAFLAFIVWFGAHLVLSGAISAGELVAFYGYAVFLTIPLRTGVEAAQAFARGIVAGQRILAVLRIERATSDPDEPAPPPPAGSELVDVASGLTVRPGLFTGVVDVDPDTAAAVATRLGRFDDTLHEDAPVLWGGVEHTRLPVSEVRRRIVVSGANPQIFGGPLLESLDILPLRDPDLRSTQTGQIRRVRTALDAAAATETVDALPEGLSETVAERGRSFSGGQRQRLSLARALITDAEVLVLIEPTSAVDSHTEALISERLRRARAGRTTVIVTESPLLLDHMDDIEVMRRGSVIGRGTHGELMRRDDDVGDLYRSVVARTTSAAEPVDAGELDEAWTGSIDALWTDAVETGAIRTAKPRRERGDDDASADR, translated from the coding sequence ATGAGTGCGAAGAATCGAGATCGGCCGCCCGTCGAATCGGTCGGCAGGTTCCTGCTCTGGCAGGCGAGCCGCCAGCCGAAGACTCTCGTCGGAGGGGTCGTGTTCGGCGTCATCTGGATGCTGTGCCAGGCCGTGTGGCCGTACTTGCTCGGCCGGGCGATCGACGAGGGGATCGACGGCGGTCAAGTCGCGGTTCTCGCGTGGTGCCTTGCGCTTCTTCTCGTCGCGTGCGTGCAGGCGGCGTCCGGGATGATGCGACACCGCATGGCGGTGTCGAACTGGCTGCGGTCCTCGCTCGGGGTCTCCCGAGTGATCGGGCATCACTCCGCCGACACGGGGAACGCGATAACCGCGACGACGGCCTCGGGCGAGATCGTGGCGACGGTGTCGTCGGACGCGCTGCGCCTCGGTGAGATGTTCGATGTGACGGCGCGCTTGAGCGGCGGCATCATCGCCTACCTCGTCGTCTCGGTGATCATGCTCACGACCTCCGTCCCGCTAGGCCTCGTCGTGCTCATCGGCGTCCCCGTTCTAGGCGCACTGCTCGGCCTGGTCATCAAGCCCCTGCACAAGCGGCAGGCGGGCTGGCGCAAGCAGACAGGCCTTCTCACGACACTCGGCGCTGACACTGTCGCGGGGCTTCGCGTGCTGCGCGGCATCGGCGGCGAAGACGAGTTCGTGGAGCGCTACGCCGCGCGCTCGCAGAAAGTGCGGAAGGCGGGCGTGCGCGTCGCCCGCATGCAGTCATGGCTCGACGGCCTCCAGGTCGTGCTCCCCGGCGCGTTCCTCGCCTTCATCGTCTGGTTCGGGGCGCACCTCGTGCTCTCCGGAGCGATCTCGGCCGGAGAGCTCGTCGCGTTCTACGGTTACGCCGTGTTCCTGACCATTCCGCTGCGCACCGGAGTGGAGGCGGCGCAGGCGTTCGCACGAGGGATCGTCGCCGGGCAGCGCATTCTCGCGGTGCTGCGCATCGAGCGGGCGACGAGCGATCCCGACGAGCCAGCTCCCCCGCCGCCTGCCGGCTCGGAGCTCGTCGACGTGGCCTCGGGGCTCACGGTCCGGCCCGGCCTGTTCACGGGCGTCGTCGACGTCGACCCCGACACCGCGGCAGCGGTAGCGACGCGCCTCGGCCGATTCGACGACACGCTGCACGAGGACGCGCCCGTTCTCTGGGGAGGCGTCGAGCACACGCGACTGCCGGTGTCTGAAGTGCGTCGGCGCATCGTCGTGAGCGGCGCCAACCCGCAGATCTTCGGCGGCCCGCTTCTGGAGAGCCTCGACATCCTCCCGCTGCGCGATCCTGATCTGCGGTCGACTCAGACCGGACAGATTCGTCGCGTGCGCACGGCGCTTGACGCGGCGGCAGCGACGGAGACGGTGGACGCGCTTCCCGAGGGGCTGTCGGAGACGGTCGCCGAGCGCGGCCGCTCGTTCTCCGGCGGTCAACGGCAGCGACTCAGTCTCGCGCGAGCGCTCATCACCGACGCCGAAGTGCTCGTGCTCATCGAGCCGACGAGCGCGGTCGACTCGCACACAGAGGCACTGATCTCGGAGCGGCTGCGACGCGCTCGGGCGGGACGCACGACGGTGATCGTTACCGAGAGCCCGCTTCTGCTCGACCACATGGACGACATCGAGGTCATGCGCCGCGGCTCTGTCATCGGTCGCGGCACCCACGGCGAGCTCATGCGGCGCGACGACGACGTCGGCGACCTCTACCGCTCGGTCGTGGCGCGCACGACGAGCGCGGCGGAACCAGTCGACGCCGGCGAGCTCGACGAAGCGTGGACCGGTTCGATCGACGCCTTGTGGACCGACGCGGTCGAAACCGGGGCGATCCGCACCGCGAAGCCCCGGCGAGAGAGGGGAGACGACGATGCTTCTGCCGATCGCTGA
- a CDS encoding ABC transporter ATP-binding protein, which yields MLLPIADTATVRSTALRLVKEHRTALVVVVVLHTFAALFGLVGPWLIGRIIDAMTNGNATGTTVDIMALVLIAAVVCQGLVTRFAQWQAMVLGETVFAALREEFMRIVGHLPLSTVESAGTGDLLARTTNDIESVQATVRFGVPRILVASVTVILTVVAAFVTGPAIAPALFIGVPLLVVTTRWYLRRSGPGYQRQLASYARLAGAISETVEGARTIDALNLAAVQRSKIDKALLERRDAERYTLGLRTVWFPSTDMAFLIPVVAVVAWGAFLTTTGVTSIGAVTTIALYAMQLSSPVGELIRWMDEIQVGTTALSRIIGVGDVPPDREASDEEPVDEQLIADDVRYAYRSGVEVLHGITLVLAEGERLAIVGPSGSGKSTLARMLAGINGPTSGHVTVGGVDLTSLPLERLRSHVALVTQEHHVFVGTLADNLRLAAPRADRAALESALEVVGALGWVRAMPAGLRTKVGSGGVVLTPAQAQQIALARLVLLDPQTLILDEATSLLDPNAARDLETAMNRVLHGRTVVAIAHRLHTAHDADRIAVVQDGSIVELGSHDELVTAGGEYAALWTSWHHEESGHA from the coding sequence ATGCTTCTGCCGATCGCTGACACCGCAACCGTCCGATCGACGGCGCTGCGCCTCGTCAAGGAGCACAGGACGGCCCTCGTCGTCGTTGTCGTGCTGCACACGTTCGCGGCCTTGTTCGGTCTCGTCGGACCGTGGCTCATCGGGCGCATCATCGACGCAATGACGAACGGGAACGCGACCGGAACGACCGTCGACATCATGGCGCTCGTGCTCATCGCCGCCGTCGTGTGCCAGGGTCTCGTGACGCGCTTCGCCCAGTGGCAGGCGATGGTGCTCGGCGAGACGGTGTTCGCCGCGCTGCGTGAGGAGTTCATGCGAATCGTCGGCCACCTGCCCCTCTCCACTGTCGAGAGCGCCGGCACGGGGGACCTGCTGGCGCGCACGACGAACGACATCGAGAGCGTGCAGGCGACAGTGCGATTCGGCGTTCCGCGCATCCTTGTCGCGAGCGTGACGGTGATCCTCACCGTCGTCGCCGCGTTCGTGACGGGCCCGGCGATCGCTCCTGCCCTGTTCATCGGCGTCCCGCTGCTCGTCGTGACGACCCGCTGGTACTTGCGCCGCTCGGGCCCGGGCTACCAGCGTCAGCTCGCCTCGTATGCGCGTCTCGCCGGCGCCATCAGCGAGACCGTGGAGGGAGCGAGGACGATCGACGCGCTCAATCTCGCCGCGGTGCAGCGTTCGAAGATCGACAAGGCCCTGCTCGAGCGCCGTGACGCGGAGCGCTACACGCTGGGGCTGCGGACAGTGTGGTTCCCGTCGACGGACATGGCGTTCCTCATCCCCGTCGTCGCTGTCGTCGCGTGGGGCGCCTTCCTGACGACGACGGGCGTCACGTCGATCGGCGCCGTGACGACGATCGCGCTCTACGCGATGCAGCTGTCCTCACCCGTCGGCGAACTCATCCGCTGGATGGACGAGATCCAGGTGGGCACGACGGCGCTCTCCCGCATCATCGGCGTCGGCGACGTCCCTCCCGACCGCGAGGCGAGCGACGAGGAGCCCGTCGACGAGCAGCTCATCGCCGACGACGTCCGCTACGCGTACCGGTCGGGAGTCGAGGTGCTGCACGGAATCACGCTCGTGCTCGCCGAGGGTGAGCGACTTGCGATCGTGGGGCCGTCCGGCTCGGGCAAGTCGACACTTGCCCGCATGCTCGCCGGCATCAACGGCCCGACGAGCGGGCACGTCACCGTCGGCGGCGTCGACCTCACGAGCCTTCCCCTCGAGCGGCTCCGCTCCCACGTCGCCCTCGTGACGCAAGAGCACCATGTGTTCGTCGGAACGCTCGCCGACAACCTGAGGCTCGCCGCACCCCGAGCGGACCGGGCGGCGCTCGAGAGTGCGCTCGAGGTCGTCGGGGCGCTCGGCTGGGTGCGCGCGATGCCGGCGGGGCTTCGCACGAAGGTGGGCTCGGGCGGAGTCGTCCTCACTCCCGCTCAGGCGCAGCAGATAGCGCTCGCCCGACTCGTTCTGCTCGATCCGCAGACGCTCATCCTCGACGAAGCGACGTCGCTTCTCGACCCGAACGCCGCGCGAGACCTCGAGACCGCCATGAACCGCGTGCTCCATGGCCGCACTGTCGTCGCGATCGCTCACCGCCTGCACACGGCGCACGACGCGGACCGGATCGCCGTGGTGCAGGACGGCTCGATCGTCGAACTCGGCAGCCACGACGAGCTCGTGACCGCCGGCGGCGAGTACGCGGCGTTGTGGACGTCGTGGCACCACGAGGAGAGCGGGCACGCATGA
- a CDS encoding ribbon-helix-helix protein, CopG family, giving the protein MNDNIAKPVNGSYGEIGGVDITEEVIARLVKNAEDQFPGATFRSPGRPSRTDEPSRAITVRLSESELAAVMARAEREHRTRSEAIRAALAEWAHAAA; this is encoded by the coding sequence ATGAACGACAACATCGCGAAGCCGGTGAACGGCTCCTATGGTGAAATCGGCGGGGTGGACATCACCGAGGAAGTGATTGCACGCCTCGTGAAGAACGCCGAGGACCAGTTTCCTGGGGCAACGTTTCGCTCGCCCGGTCGACCGTCTCGAACCGATGAGCCATCACGAGCGATCACCGTGCGTCTGAGCGAGTCCGAGTTGGCAGCAGTCATGGCACGAGCCGAGCGCGAGCACCGCACCCGCTCAGAGGCAATCCGCGCCGCACTCGCCGAGTGGGCACACGCTGCCGCCTGA
- a CDS encoding alpha-mannosidase, translating to MTRKAPVANAPAGDQPADLPRGERPRATPDRTLYMIGNAHLDPVWLWPWQEGYQEARATFWSAIQRMDEYPDFIFTCDQMVLLSWVEESDPELFERIRQREAEGRWVNVGGWWVEPDCNMPMGESFARQGLYGQRYLQSRFGRTATVGMNVDPFGHNVMLPQILRGHGMDAYTFMRPGPHESDFDDSLFWWEAPDGSRVLGYRIPFEYGSPPGSVDGQVDKALGNFDKSLGDAMIFYGVGNHGGGPTKANIESIHRYDRMGSFGRMIMASPREYFDEMLGRGEAFLDALGVRRDDLQHHAPGCYSAHSGIKAWQRRAQHAVLNAERWAAVTALRDGIRYPREELETAWKQVLFNQFHDVLPGSAIEPAYDDARDQLGEATSIAKRIIVRAHNTIARQVDVPFEDGTQPVLVFNQHPWPVTADVVLNYGSLRGGVHVVDAAGSPVLVQHMQSVATTSDTSRGALAFRADVPALGYRLYRMRPGPAPHGALESTSLRVDEHVIENDLVRIELDPRTGWIRSYLDKATGVDVMAGTDAASHTQVCEDPTDTWGHRVISYAWPGDPMPLSRIVVRETGPLRSRVRVERAWGASTLSEELILDHDQAVLRVEVTLDWREEAHLLKLRFPVAVSDPRTTFGIPYGHLERPTDGAEEPAQSWVDLSGSVDGRPAGLTVVAAHKHAFDSSPAEEGGQPSIGITAARSPVYAWHDPRLLDPDGVYSFQDQGIQRFSYELVPHGGDWRDVDPARRAALLESPVRAMLESSHGGVLPAEHSFASDTGGAVMVTAVKGSEDETDAAGGADLIVRAVETRGESARCSIELPLVGRVIDADFGPSQVRTFRIPRDPDAEVTTVDLVEWPIEGSPVTVSRFEAPESGTTDSVSPKPRTGSEDLSNAHFRASSNEGHDRP from the coding sequence ATGACCCGAAAGGCCCCCGTCGCGAACGCACCCGCCGGAGACCAGCCCGCCGATCTGCCGCGAGGCGAACGCCCGCGCGCGACCCCGGATCGCACCCTCTACATGATCGGCAACGCTCACCTCGACCCGGTGTGGCTCTGGCCCTGGCAAGAGGGCTACCAGGAAGCCCGCGCCACCTTCTGGTCGGCGATCCAGCGCATGGACGAGTACCCCGACTTCATCTTCACGTGCGACCAGATGGTGCTGCTCAGCTGGGTCGAGGAATCCGATCCCGAGCTGTTCGAGCGCATCCGGCAGCGTGAGGCCGAGGGGCGCTGGGTGAACGTGGGCGGCTGGTGGGTCGAGCCCGACTGCAACATGCCGATGGGGGAGAGCTTCGCCCGCCAGGGCCTCTACGGTCAGCGGTACCTGCAGTCCCGTTTTGGTCGCACGGCGACCGTCGGCATGAATGTCGACCCGTTCGGGCACAACGTCATGCTTCCGCAGATCCTCCGCGGCCACGGCATGGACGCGTACACGTTCATGCGCCCCGGCCCGCACGAGAGCGACTTCGACGACAGCCTCTTCTGGTGGGAGGCTCCCGACGGCAGCCGCGTGCTCGGCTACCGCATCCCGTTCGAGTACGGCAGCCCGCCCGGCTCGGTCGACGGCCAGGTCGACAAGGCCCTCGGAAACTTCGACAAGTCCCTCGGCGACGCCATGATCTTCTATGGTGTGGGAAACCACGGCGGCGGCCCGACGAAGGCGAACATCGAGTCGATCCACCGCTACGACCGGATGGGCTCGTTCGGAAGGATGATCATGGCCTCTCCCCGTGAGTACTTCGACGAGATGCTCGGCCGGGGCGAGGCGTTCCTCGACGCCCTCGGCGTGCGCCGCGACGACCTGCAGCATCACGCGCCGGGCTGCTACTCCGCCCACTCGGGCATCAAGGCGTGGCAGCGTCGCGCCCAGCACGCCGTGTTGAACGCGGAACGCTGGGCCGCCGTCACAGCGTTGCGTGACGGCATCCGATACCCGAGAGAAGAGCTCGAGACGGCGTGGAAGCAAGTGCTCTTCAACCAGTTCCACGACGTGCTGCCCGGCTCGGCCATCGAGCCCGCCTACGACGACGCGCGCGACCAGCTCGGCGAGGCCACCTCGATCGCGAAGCGCATCATCGTGCGAGCGCACAACACGATCGCCCGGCAAGTCGACGTGCCGTTCGAGGACGGCACGCAGCCGGTTCTCGTGTTCAACCAGCACCCGTGGCCCGTCACGGCGGACGTCGTGCTCAACTACGGTTCGCTGCGCGGGGGAGTGCACGTTGTGGATGCCGCCGGCTCCCCCGTTCTCGTGCAGCACATGCAGTCCGTCGCGACGACGAGCGACACGAGCAGGGGAGCCCTCGCGTTCCGCGCCGACGTGCCGGCGCTCGGCTACCGGCTGTACCGGATGCGGCCGGGACCGGCCCCGCACGGGGCGCTCGAATCCACGAGCCTGCGTGTCGACGAGCACGTCATCGAGAACGACCTGGTGCGCATCGAGCTCGACCCGCGGACCGGCTGGATCCGCTCGTATCTGGACAAGGCGACGGGCGTCGACGTGATGGCGGGAACGGATGCCGCGAGCCACACGCAGGTGTGCGAGGACCCGACCGACACGTGGGGGCACCGCGTGATCTCGTACGCGTGGCCCGGCGATCCCATGCCGCTGTCGCGCATCGTCGTGCGCGAGACCGGGCCGCTCCGCTCCCGCGTGCGCGTCGAGCGCGCGTGGGGAGCCTCGACGCTCAGCGAGGAGCTCATCCTCGACCACGACCAGGCGGTGCTGCGCGTGGAGGTCACGCTCGACTGGCGTGAGGAGGCCCACTTGCTCAAGCTGCGGTTCCCCGTCGCGGTGAGCGATCCCCGCACGACGTTCGGCATCCCCTACGGCCACCTCGAGCGCCCCACGGACGGTGCCGAGGAGCCCGCGCAGTCCTGGGTCGACCTCAGCGGCAGCGTCGACGGTCGCCCGGCCGGCCTCACCGTCGTCGCCGCGCACAAGCACGCGTTCGACTCTTCCCCGGCCGAGGAGGGCGGGCAGCCGAGCATCGGCATCACCGCCGCGCGCAGCCCCGTCTACGCGTGGCACGACCCGCGGCTGCTCGACCCCGACGGCGTATACAGCTTCCAGGATCAGGGCATCCAGCGCTTCAGCTACGAGCTCGTCCCGCACGGCGGCGACTGGCGCGACGTCGACCCGGCCAGGCGCGCGGCCCTTCTCGAGTCGCCCGTTCGCGCCATGCTCGAGTCCTCGCACGGCGGCGTGCTTCCCGCCGAGCATTCATTCGCCTCCGATACCGGCGGGGCCGTCATGGTCACCGCCGTCAAGGGAAGCGAAGACGAGACGGATGCCGCCGGCGGCGCCGATCTCATCGTGCGGGCGGTCGAGACCCGCGGCGAGAGCGCACGCTGCAGCATCGAGCTCCCGCTCGTCGGCCGCGTCATCGACGCGGACTTCGGGCCGAGCCAGGTGCGCACGTTCCGCATCCCCCGCGACCCCGACGCGGAGGTGACCACCGTCGATCTCGTCGAGTGGCCCATCGAGGGGTCGCCCGTGACCGTGAGCCGCTTCGAGGCGCCGGAGTCTGGCACGACAGACAGCGTCTCTCCGAAGCCGCGCACGGGTAGCGAGGACCTCAGCAACGCGCACTTCCGCGCGAGCTCGAACGAGGGACACGACCGGCCGTGA
- a CDS encoding D-sedoheptulose-7-phosphate isomerase — protein MSDWMRDQLDTHVNTATGMTALLPTVRRVGEALCRAYAADHRLYTFGNGGSAADAQHFSGEIIGHYKRDRRPLGAVTLSTDPTVMTCIANDYSYDDVFARQVEALARPGDMVAGFTTSGSSPNVVSGLQRAKQNGATTVLFGGGDGGAAREFADYSLIVPSQITARIQEMHTLMLHLISELVDSWAAGEGERE, from the coding sequence ATGTCTGACTGGATGCGCGATCAGCTCGACACGCACGTCAACACCGCGACCGGCATGACCGCGCTGCTGCCGACCGTCCGCCGGGTCGGCGAAGCGCTGTGCCGCGCGTACGCCGCCGACCACCGCCTCTACACGTTCGGCAACGGCGGAAGCGCCGCCGACGCCCAGCACTTCTCGGGCGAGATCATCGGCCACTACAAGCGCGACCGCCGTCCGCTCGGGGCCGTCACCCTGAGCACCGACCCCACGGTGATGACCTGCATCGCGAACGACTACTCCTACGACGATGTCTTCGCCCGCCAGGTCGAAGCCCTCGCACGCCCCGGCGACATGGTGGCCGGATTCACGACGAGCGGCTCCTCGCCCAACGTCGTGAGCGGTCTGCAACGCGCGAAGCAGAACGGCGCGACGACGGTGCTGTTCGGCGGTGGCGACGGCGGTGCCGCGCGCGAATTCGCCGACTATTCCCTCATCGTGCCCTCGCAGATCACCGCGCGCATCCAAGAGATGCACACGCTCATGCTGCACCTGATATCCGAGCTCGTCGACAGCTGGGCTGCCGGCGAAGGAGAGAGAGAATGA
- a CDS encoding ROK family protein, with translation MTTERRRVLALDIGGTKLATAVVTSDGETHGMLVEPTRREEGPDSVISRLFALGERSIVAAGLGPVDAVGISCGGPLDAKRGVLLSPLHLPGWDHVPISALAHERFNAPAVLENDATSSALGEFRFGRGRGASTMLYLTVSTGIGGGAIVGGALHRGAANNGGEYGHILVRSNGRLCKCGRLGCLEAYASGTSIAERAREAVDERGGDSALADLPTIRAEDVSAAAHAGDPLARQIWAETTHMLGIAVTDLVNILEPELVVLGGGVTRAGSAFIDPIREAVLREAMPPAAAAVRIELAQLGDAVGVVGAGAVALESVPGAGEAPGAEEVAHV, from the coding sequence ATGACGACAGAGCGACGACGCGTGCTCGCGCTCGACATCGGGGGCACCAAACTCGCCACCGCCGTCGTCACGTCCGACGGGGAGACTCACGGCATGCTCGTGGAGCCGACACGTCGCGAGGAGGGACCGGACTCCGTCATTTCCCGGCTTTTCGCGCTCGGAGAGCGCTCTATCGTCGCGGCGGGCCTCGGTCCCGTCGACGCCGTCGGCATCTCCTGCGGCGGCCCGCTCGACGCGAAGAGGGGTGTCCTGCTCAGCCCACTGCACCTCCCCGGCTGGGATCACGTGCCGATCTCGGCGCTCGCACACGAGCGATTCAATGCTCCAGCCGTGCTTGAGAACGATGCCACATCATCCGCTCTCGGCGAGTTCCGCTTCGGCCGCGGACGAGGCGCATCGACAATGCTGTACCTCACGGTCTCGACGGGAATCGGCGGGGGAGCGATCGTGGGAGGCGCACTGCACCGGGGAGCTGCGAACAACGGCGGAGAGTACGGTCACATCCTCGTGCGCTCCAACGGGCGGCTGTGCAAATGCGGGCGTCTCGGCTGCCTTGAGGCCTATGCGTCGGGCACGTCGATCGCCGAACGAGCGCGCGAAGCCGTCGACGAGCGCGGCGGCGACTCCGCGCTCGCGGACCTGCCCACGATCCGGGCCGAAGACGTGTCGGCGGCGGCGCACGCGGGAGACCCGCTCGCCCGGCAGATCTGGGCGGAGACAACGCACATGCTCGGCATCGCGGTGACGGACCTCGTGAACATCCTGGAGCCGGAACTCGTCGTTCTCGGCGGGGGAGTGACCCGCGCCGGCTCCGCCTTCATCGATCCGATCCGCGAGGCCGTGCTCCGTGAGGCGATGCCTCCCGCGGCGGCCGCGGTGAGAATCGAACTCGCGCAACTCGGTGACGCGGTAGGCGTCGTCGGCGCGGGCGCCGTCGCCCTCGAGAGCGTCCCGGGAGCTGGAGAAGCACCGGGCGCGGAGGAGGTCGCCCATGTCTGA
- a CDS encoding PIN domain-containing protein, producing the protein MDRHAAAASRSTSRSARCGSASTPKRSSTSSDSKSSTSREHVDLTPAGEARALEVQALLVAKGHHRAPSVGDLLIAATAEAAGLTVLHVDKDFELIADVTGQPVERLLLD; encoded by the coding sequence ATGGACCGGCACGCCGCTGCCGCGTCGCGCTCGACGTCACGATCGGCTCGCTGCGGCTCGGCCAGCACACCGAAGCGCTCGTCGACATCGAGTGATTCGAAATCCTCGACATCCAGGGAACACGTCGATCTGACGCCAGCGGGGGAGGCGCGCGCGCTCGAGGTACAGGCATTGCTCGTCGCGAAGGGCCACCATCGGGCTCCCTCTGTGGGCGACCTGCTCATCGCTGCGACAGCCGAGGCCGCTGGACTGACCGTGCTCCACGTCGATAAGGACTTCGAGCTGATCGCAGACGTGACCGGACAACCTGTCGAGCGCCTTCTCCTGGACTGA